The Actinomycetota bacterium DNA window TGCGTTCTTCGGGACGGGGTTCACCACGTCGAGCCGTCCGCGCACCGACGAACCCGGACGTGACGTCCTCGTCGGCATCGAAGTGGACCTCGAGGAGGTCGCCCTCGGCACCCAGCGCGAGGTCTCGATCGACACGGCGGTGCCGTGCGAGCGCTGCGACGGCAGCGGTTCGGCGGGCGACGGCGGACCGGTCACCTGCCGGACCTGTGGGGGCGCCGGCCAGGTCCGTCGGGTGGTGCGCTCGGCGTTCGGACAGATGGCAACCGTCCGGCCCTGCCCGGACTGCCGTGGCTCCGGCCGGACGGTCGGGGACCCGTGCCCCCACTGCCAGGGGGAAGGTCGCCACCGCGAACGGCGAACCGTCACGATCGAGGTGCCGCCCGGGGTCGAGCACGGTGATCGGCTGCGCGTGTCCGCTCGGGGGGAGGCTGGACGCCGTCGCGCTCGGACCGGCGACCTGTTGGTCGAGGTCCGCGTCCGGCCGCACGAGGTGTTCACCCGCGATGCCCGCGACCTCACCTGCGAGGTGTCGGTCCCGTTGGTCCACGCCGCGCTCGGCGCCACGCTCGAGGTCCCGACGCTGACCGGGGAGACCACCACGGTGGAGATGCCGCCCGGCACCCAGCCCGGCGACGTCCTGACGATCCGCCGGGCGGGGTTGCCCCGCCGCGGCGGCTACGACCCGGGAGCGCTTCACGTTCGGGTGAACGTCGAGGTGCCGCGGGTGTCGTCACCGGAGGAGGAGGAACTACTCCGGCAGTTCGCCGAGGTCCGCGGCGAGCAGGCACCACCGGCCGGTCGCGGACTGTTCCGCCGGCTCCGTGAAGCCTTCCGCTGACCGTCGTCGCCGGTA harbors:
- a CDS encoding J domain-containing protein — its product is MADLYALLGVPRDASQDQIKRAYRRRARELHPDAGGDADAFKQVTHAYEVLSDPERRGRYDRFGDDATRTATSDPFGFGGGFGGLGDVFDAFFGTGFTTSSRPRTDEPGRDVLVGIEVDLEEVALGTQREVSIDTAVPCERCDGSGSAGDGGPVTCRTCGGAGQVRRVVRSAFGQMATVRPCPDCRGSGRTVGDPCPHCQGEGRHRERRTVTIEVPPGVEHGDRLRVSARGEAGRRRARTGDLLVEVRVRPHEVFTRDARDLTCEVSVPLVHAALGATLEVPTLTGETTTVEMPPGTQPGDVLTIRRAGLPRRGGYDPGALHVRVNVEVPRVSSPEEEELLRQFAEVRGEQAPPAGRGLFRRLREAFR